The sequence GTTTTAATAGTTTGAGAGCTTTTTCCAAAAATAGCTCTGGCTCGTAGTCATGAAGTGTGTAAAGAAAGACGATGCAGTCAAACTTCCCATTAATCTCCACACTCAGGAAATCGGTGCATAAGAATTCTGCTTTCTCCGTGATCCTGCTTCTCAAACGATTGCAGAAGTCGATCAGTTCACAGCTGCTATCAATACCTACTGCTTTTTTGACTTCATCTTTAGAGGCCATTCTGAACGTTAGGATTCCAAGGCCGCAACCAACGTCCAGGACTTTTCCCTTAACTTCTTGAACTATTGAGTCCATTAGACGCTTTCTAACTTCAAGCTCGTCTCTGTGTTCTGGAAATCTAACCAAGATGCTGCTAACAAGCCAGTACAGATCCTCCTTGCTTCCTCCAGAGTCATGAAACACCTTGAGGGCTTCATCGTAATAGAGCTTTAGGAAATCCATAGGATCACCTTAAGCTTTCTATCAACTCCCGCCTTGCTCAACAATATGCAAATCATTTGAAACCTTAAGAAAACGCTCTGGTAGAGTATCTGGGATGCCATAAGGACTTCTATACTTATTGAGCTCCTCAAACAAAACATCGAACTGTTTCAGCGTTTCGAGGTTTTCACTCAGCATCATTCTGCGTCTTTCATGGGGTCTAACAGCGGCGGAATTTAAGAAAACATGTAAATTTGTCATTGCATTGCTGAGTTTCAAGAACTTCTCTTTTCCTTCCTTGGAGTGGGCACACAGAATGTCAAAGACGTTCTTAACAACAAATACGTGATCTCTGTAAGCTATAGTGTAAAGGAGAATAACTTCATCAGAGGCATTATTCTGGAGTAAGTACTCAAACGTTTGTCCAATGTTTTCAAGTTCCCATCTATTTGTTTCGAATTCTGTATAGACGTCTTCTAACATCTCTTTATTCTCGTCTTCGCATTGTTTCCATGAGTAGATTGAAAAACCTGAAGTAAGCAAAAGTACAACAATGAAAAAGAAAATAACTCTTTTCACATAAGTCCACCCAATTTTAATTCACCAATAGACATTAAAATATTTCGGAGAATATTAGCTTGCCAAACTAAGATGATAGCATGAGTTAAGAAATTTAGGGGTATGGAGTATGTATAAGCATTTCAAAATCCTAATTCTAAGTTTATTGTCTCTCCTTCTTTTACCATTGGCCTTAAGTGAAATCTGCGAGCCCTATGAGACTTATTCAATTACCTCAGTCTTGCCCGGTAGTGGTTGGGCGTTTATTGTAGTTCATCATTCTGAGTGGATATGCGAGACGATTGCAGGGGAGCAAACACTCAGACGCAATATGCCGGATGGAGAATACAATCTCTACTATCTTTTTAACGGAAGTAACTTGCTTTTCTTAGGGAAAAGCAATCCCCTACTCGGTGAACCCCTGATAGTGACCGATATTAATGGAACCATCTACATTTTGCAAAAGAGTGAGGAGGTTGTCCCCTACAGGAATGTAACACTTGTTATCAATGGTGAAGCTAGGAACTTGACGATTACAGCTAAGAGAGTCGAGCTAAAAGTTTATCGTTTTGATGGATGTGCTAGCCTCGTGTGGAACTGTACAAAAGTTGAACTCCAGAACGGCACAATAATATCCCCATGTGAAGGCAATATCTTAACATACTTCTTCACTAAAAGCTTCCCAAGAAACTTGTCAGGGATTAAAGGAGAGCTTCGTAATGGTTTTCTCACATTTGCAAATTCGAGCTATAATATTCCAGTAGCTGAGTTCGAGAAATACTTCAAATTTTCTAATGATAGAACGCTCGAAACAATCTCTGCTATGCGTGCACTGCCTCTTGGTAAGGGACTCCTTATATATTATCCCGGAGAGGTTAAGCGAAGGATGGGCAGTTTTCTTTCGGAGTTACCTCTTGTGTTCTACTATGGTGGAGGAAATCTAAGACATCTTGAGATGAGCACTGAGATGCAAGATGTTCCCGAATGTAGGGAGCACTCTCAACAGAACCTGAGTTTAAATGAAACAAGTCAAACAGAAAGCACAGGGGGTAGAATATGTGGCATTGGCACTTTGCTTCTCTTAATAATCCTGCCATTAGTTTGGAGACATTTTAGGAGAAAAAATAAAATGAATAATAAACCAAAAGAAGCAAGAAGGTTATTGGAGGGTTAAGTATGACCAAACGTTTAGCATTGACAATTTTCATTTTCCTTTTGTTTTTGGGAACCTTTATACTTTTTAAGGCAATAAAAACGGCTGAGATTTATGTAACCGTCTATTATCCTGGAGAGCTTGAAGCTGAAGGATATTCTTTGGAAAATAATCAAATAGTCCTTAAGTTTCACTTCCTTACTAGTTCGGGGGACCTCAAAAAGCATTTCGAAAAGTTCAAAGTTCGATGCTTCTTCTGTGACCTCGACCTCGAGAAAGCGAAGGTTGTTGTTAATGTTGATGGGACTCCCCTATATCCAACCTGCAGGGATTACGTGATGAGCTTTGATAGTGAGGGGAATGGAGAGGGGGTACACTACATAGCTAGTCCGTATAACTTAACCAGCATTGCGGAAGTCAGGATTCCAGAAGGATACGTTTTCAAAGAGCTAAACTTTGAGAACAACACACTAACCATTTTCATATCTCCTGGGGATGATGGAGGAGTTGAAGTGGTTAAATCAGACATCATAGCAGAATACCAAGAGGGGCTTAAGGAGGAATGGATAAAAATCGTCTACATTGATGGAAGCAAAGAATGGGAAGGCAGAGTACAAACAATAGGAAGAGAAGGAGAATGTCCAATCCTCATCCAGGTATAATAACATCTAGAGCGATACCTAAGTTCGAATACTCATCATTGGGTCTTTGGATGTTACTACGTCTGGTTCATCCGGAAAGTACTCCAAGAAAGCAAAGGTATAAATGCCAGAAAGTCGGAATATATTCTTGGTGATATCATGAAACCCATTATCCGCGAGGCAAGGCCGGAAGATAGACCGTTCATCGAGGAAATTGCAAAGTTAACTTGGGAAGGTGAGGATTATTTAGCAAGAGTTTTTGATAGCTGGGTGAAAGATGGAAACTTCTATGTTCTTGAGCTGGAAGGAAAAGCTATTGGAACAGCAAAGCTCACAATTTTACCTGATAAAGTCGGCTGGCTTGAGGGGCTTAGAGTTCACCCCAGTTACCGAAAACGGGGTTTTGGAAGGCTAATCCAAAACTTTATGCTTCACAGGGGAAAAGAACTTGCAGAAAAAGGCGTTATTAATGCTTTAGAGTTCGCGACCTACTTCCTTAACAAAGAGAGCATTGCAATGGCAAAGAAAGATGGGTTTAAGGTAGTAAAACGCTACTATGCCTTGGGAAAACCTGTAAAAGAAGTTAAACCTTCGAAACCATCTAACAGCACAATAAGCTCTCTTGAGGAGCTCGAATACACAGATTATATTCCAGTGGGGTGGAAGTTCGTTCATAAAGTGCCGGAAGCTTTGGAATGGCTTAAGAAAAAGGCAGTCGTCAAAGAGTGTAATGGGACTAAGTTTATGGTACCCAAAGACTCCGAGAGTGCCTTTGTCCCGTTTCGCATTTCAAAGGACTACGTGAGCAAAGCCCTCCCGTGTATGGCTCATGAAGCTTTAAGCCAAAACCAAAAATACATTGAAATTATGGTGCCTGAAGAGAATGAGGAAGCACTTGAACCCCTCAGAGAACTCGGCTTCGAGGTATGGGACAACTGCAAGGAGCCAAATGCGTTGGTGTTCAGGAAGGTGCTGAGTTAGTAAGGGAGAACAAATGGAGACGAATCGGCGCTGATTTACGCCAAGTGTATATGTCCTGCTTGAGTGCAAACAGTAGGTGAGAAAATGAAATCAAGGCTTTACTACCTTTTCATTCTCACGACTGTAATGAGAATAATAGGCGACGCTATAGAGAACATAGCTCTGCCGTGGCACCTCCTAGATGAAACCGCATCACTCCTCAGCGTGGCAGGCTATTCTTTAGCCTCCATGCTTCCTTGGGTTATAGCACCGCCTTTAATGGGCCACTTTCTTGATAGGACTGAGAAAAAAGTTAGGCTAGCTTTTATCGCATTGTTCATTCAGTCCTTCTTTGCCCTGACAATAATAAAATTTGCTTCAAATATTTGGGCATTCTATGCTTTAATTTCACTGATCTCAGCTCTTGATGTTCTTCATAGATACTTCGGCTTTACGCTCATAGCTTCCATGACCCTTGAGGAGTCTGAGCTTCAAAAGCTCAATGCAAAAGTACAAACCGTTGGAGATGTAACTTCTCTTCTTGTGTTTCCCATCGTAGGATATCTTGCTTACCTCTTTGGAGTCCGGCTTATGCTCTTGGATGCAGTTTTTCTTTTAATTGGAGCCCTGCTTCTCATTCCATATATTAACATTCCAGTGAGACGGGAAGAAAGGATTGAATACGAAAGCAAATCTACCCACCTTGAAGTTTCCCGCAGAATTGTTTTTGCAGGAATTGCATTAGTTTTGCTCTTCAACTTTGCAATAGCCCCAGCAAGGATTTTTGTCTTTGGTGCCCTCAAAAATTTGACCAGAGGAGAGGTTATTTACGGTCTGCTGAACTCAGTTGGAACTTTAGGGAGCTTAACTGGTGCAATTGGAATAACTCTTTTTGCTCATAAGTGTAAAATCGGGATTTCAAAGCCCCTCTTCATAGGAATGATCCTTCAAAGCTTTGCGGTTCTGCTTTTGGGCTTGCCTTCGTTAGTCCTACTTTTTGCCGGAATTTTAATCTTGAACTTTGGAAGACAGGTTCTAAACATTTCCTTTGACAGTCTGTTTCAGAGGGTAATCCCGCTTGAAAAGCTCGGCACTTACAGAGGAATTTTTGATGCATTGGCTACCCTTATAATTCCATTATCACAGCTGACTTTTGCATGGTTGATTGAGCATGGTATTGGTGTTTCAATGCTGGCTGTTGTAGTGTCTGGATTTAGTGTCTTGAGCGCGATGATTTTTTCCGCGTTAATATACGGCACCAAAAATAACCGCAAAGGATTTAAGATTTAGTTTGTTCTTCTTTAAAGGTGTGGTTTATGCAGATTCTTCCCCTGACTGAGGAACATCTCAACGAGTTTATCACCCTCTACATAGAATTCTTCCGCGAGCTTAGGGGAAAGCAAGGCTGGAGTCCAGACGAGGAAGAGGTATACAAAAAGGAAGCAGAAAATTACTTTAAGCGCGGCGATATGGTCTTCCTTGCCGTAGAAGAAGGCAAATCTACCGGCTTTATAAGGGTCTCCTCAAGGGAAGGTTGCTTCTGGATAGAGGAGCTTTTCGTAAGGCCGGAGTTCAGAGGGAGGGGAATAGGAAGGGCGCTCGTTGAGAGGGCTGAGGAAGAGGTAAGAAAGCACGACGATACCCTCTACCTCTTCGTCCTGCCGCAGGATAAGGACGCAATAGCCTTCTGGAAGAAGCTTGGCTACGACGTAATAAACACGATTGAGCTGGTGAAGAACTTGAAACCCACACCAAGGGACGAAGGCTTTCACACGATTGAGTTTCTTGGAGAGAAGTTCAGAATCTTCCGCTGGAAATATGAGAAGCTCACTGAGAAGGAGAAAGAGTTTTTAGAGCTGTTGGATGGATTTTACAAAAGGGGAGGAACCAAAGAAGAATTTTTAAGAATCGTGAACAAGGCATTAAAGGAGTGGCTTAAGTGAAAACCTTTTCCATCCACTTAACTTCACCGATTTTCTTAAAACCTTCTTCCTCTAAAATCTCCCAGTCTTTCATCCAAACCTGAAGGAACATTCTTTTTCCGATTTTTCCAGCAAGACACTCCGCAATTTTCACAATTTTTTTGTTAAGTCTCTTCCCATAGATAACAACATTTGCACAGCATCCTTCATCAACAAGAAGTATCGCAAAGTGCCCAAATCTAAATCGAGGGGCTTTTTTGTGGAGACTCCAAAGAAAAAGACCGGAAGTATAAACGGCTGAAAGGTTCGAAAACTTTGGAGGATCCCCATAGTATGTCTCTATTCTCACGTCACAATCTACCACATCTTTTACGCCCTTCACCTGCCAATTTCTAACTTCAAATCCATTTTTCACATAAAACCTCATAGCATTTCCATCTTCTGGAATTACACTTAGCCCTCTTAGACCTCGTTCCTTTGCCCACTTCTCGGCAAATGCCAAAAGCCCTGAACCTATTCCTCTGCCTCTACATTCTTCCCGCACCCAAAGAATGTGAATGTGGGCTTTTCCATTAAACGGTAAAAGCTCAATCTCCCCCTTATCTTCGTAAAGAAATATGTCTCCACCAGAGTTTCTAATGGCTTTTAGGTAAACTTCAAAGTTTTCCCATGGAGGTTTTCCAGCATGTATTTCTTCTAAAATATTCCTATCCTCAATTTTTGTTCTCCTTATCATCAAAAAAATAAAGTCAAAGCCCTAAAAATACTTTGTTAGCAAGAGGAAATGAATTCTAATCCCCTGTTCTGAGAAATAAGGCTTCGAGTAATTGGAAACCAGACCAATAAATTGAAAATAAGCAAAAACTCGCCAAGAATTACTCTTCCAAAAACTTCTCCACCTTTTCAACCTTCTCCTCTATGCTGTTAACCTTTTTCTCAATTTCCTCAAGCTTCGAGGTTAGTGATGAGAGCTCTTTAGACAGCTTTAGCTCCTCGGTATCATGTAATGAGTAACCCACAGCAAAAGATATGCCACTTGCCATAAAGAACAGAAACAGGGCTATCCCTATGTTTGCGTATGTCGCCCCGCCTTTCAGGATTATGACGGTTGAGATAACCACTGCAGTTATTCAGCTTGCCAAAATAACAACGTCTCGGGTTCTCATTCCACCACCTCCTTCAAGACATCAGGCGAGAGATGAATATTAAATGGTACAAGCTCATAAAATCTCAGAGCTTTTCCCCTTTCCTCATCAAGCACCACTTTACTCTTGACGATTCCTGCTGCCTCAAGCTTTTTGAGGTGAACTTTAGCTAATGCCCTGTTTATTCCAAGACTGTTTGCTATCTCATTAAGGTACATCGCCCTATTTTCTCTTGCAAGCAGTGCAACTATCTTAAGTCTGAGCGGATGTCCAAGTCCATCTAGCATCTTGGCAAGTTCTTCAGCATTCATGTTATCACTTAATAACATGTAATCATTTAATTACTTAAAAATTTTTCGCTCATCAGTGAGCACTAATTAGTTCTATTTTGACCACACTACTACCGATTGGTGAGGACAATGTTTGAGTATAAGTGTTTGAAATTTTGGAAAAAAGTGAGCCGAGATGATCCAAGAATAGTGAAAGAATGGGCAGTTAAGGATGCAGTGGATTTTAGGAACAGGATTCTTTGAAGCTTTTTTATTTTTCAAGCTTCATTCTTCAAGGCAGAAAGAAGGCCAAATATTCTCATAGAGTCCTGCCAAAAGTATTTAAATTCCACTATAAATTCCAAAAAGGTGCTTTTGATGAAGTGGAGCGAAATCCCTAGAGATGCCAAAGCCTACATGCTCTACCATACAATCATAGCTCCACAGCTCATAGTGTGGACTCTCCTTCCGCTCTACATGATGTACTCTGGCTACTCCGTCCTTGAAGTCGGGGCGTTCTTCACAGCCGTCAATATCATCGCGATTCCGTTAACTTATCTCCTTGGAAGGGCCTTTAACAAATGGGATATAAAGAAAGGGCTTATGGTAATTGACGCTCTTGATGGGATAGCCTATGTCCTTTATGGCTTTGCTAAAGGAACCATAGCACCTATCATGCTCTTTGCGGGAAGGACGGTAGAGAAGCTCTCCACAGTGCTTTACCCCCTTTATCGAGCTTATGAACAGATAATTTATCCTGAAGACAAGTATAAGGAGATATTCGCCTGGCACCTTCGTCTGCCGGAGATAGCGCGACTGGTAACGTTCCCAATCCTTGGTTACCTCTTCGGCTATGTCTTCCCAAAGCCGGAGCACTACCGTTTAGCGTTCATCTTCTTCGGGTTGCTCTCAATAGCCACTATGACATATATCTGGCTGTTTCTACCATCTGTAGGGAAAGAAGAGAGGATAACACCAAAGGACTTCACCTTCAAGGCCGGCGAATTCAAACTCCTCCTCACTTTTGAGGCTTTGCTCACACTAGCCTGGGCCCTCGCCCCCGAGATAGTTCTCATAAACTATGTTGTTTTTGTGCTCAAAAATACCATCTTCGAGGTAACATTAATAGCCTGCGCGAGCAGCATAGCCTCAATAATCGGCACATATGCCAGCGAAAGGGTTCCAAAGGGGAAGAGCTTCCAGGCGATAGGAGTTGGAATGTTCTTGAGTGCTCTCTATGCCTTAATAATGACACTATCACCTCCGTTCTGGCTGGCACTGGTAGCTTATGTTATTGAGTCCTTTGGCGACACCTTCTGGTTCCCCTTCTACCGCTCATGGCAGTTCTCGCTGGTTCCAAAGGAGCGCGCCAGCGAGTTCCACGCGGCGATATCGAGCTATAACAGACTTATTGGCCTCATTACGCCGTTCGTGGCTGGCGCTCTGGCGAGCGTCCACGCGACGCTACCATACGCGGCTAGTTTGGTGCTATTTTTGATGGCGGGAGTGATGTTCTGGGTGCTGGCACAGAGAGGCGAGAAACCTCACGCCTCCCCCATCTGAGATGCGTATAACTTGTAGAAGTGGCCCTTCTTTTTGAGTAGCTCCTCTGGTGAGCCCTCCTCGATTATCCTGCCGTCCTCGACGACGACAATTTTGTCGGCGAAGCGCGTGATTCCGAGCCTGTGGGCGATTATTATGCTCGTCCTGCCCTCCATGAGCTTGAGCATAGCGTCCTGAACCTGCCTCTCCGTCTTCGGGTCAACGCTCGAAAGGGCCTCGTCGAGGATCACGATGTCAGGGTCTTTGAGCAGAGCCCTCGCCAGGGAAATCAGCTGCCTCTCGCCTACTGAAAGGAGCTTTCCAGCTTCACCAGCAGAGGTCTCGTAGCCCCTGGGCAGGCGCATTATGAACTCATGGACGCCAAGCTCCTTGCAGACCCTGATGACGTCCTCCTCGCTTGCATCAGGGTTCGCCATGAGGATGTTCTCCATTATCGTGCCTGGGAAGAGGTAGATCTCCTGTGGGACGTAGCCAATCCTTCTCCTAAGGCTCTTCCTACTTATTCTCCGGCCGTCTATGCCGTCATAGAGAACTCTCCCCTCCGTGGGGTCGTAGAAACGCATTATCAGGTTGGCTATAGTGGTCTTTCCGGCCCCTGTCCTCCCGACTATTGCTATCTTTGATGCCGGTGGGATTTGAAGGTTTATCCCCTTGAGGACGGGCCTTCCCCGCTCGTACTCAAACCATACGTCCTCGAACTCAATCTCACCGTTGAGCCTCTCGACGTGAACCCCCTCGTAGTCCTCGATGTTTTCATCATCAAGAACCTCATATATCCTCTCTAGGGCCGCTAATGCGGACTGAAGGCTGTCGTAGAGGCCTATGACATCGTTTATCGGCCCGCGGAAGCGCTGGGCGTACTGGATGAACGCAACCACGACACCAACGCTCACGGCCCCCTGATACGCCAGATAGCCGCCGTAGGCTATGACGATTATCACGGAGAGGAGGCTCGTGATGTTCATGAGGGGCCAGAAGAGGCCCATGTAAACGGCAACGCGGAGGTAGGCTTTTATCGTCTCGCGCGAGACCTTTGAGAACTCTCCCTCAACGGCCTTCTCCCTGCCGAAGGCCCTTATCGTCTCGATCCCCGCAACGCTCTCCTCAACAACGCTCGATATCTTTGCTATCTTCTGCCTCGTCTCCCTGTAGGCCCTCCTCATCTTCCCGCCGAAGTAGTAGGCAACGAGCACCATCAGCGGGACGCTTGCGAGGGTAACGAAGGTAAGCTTGACGTCCAGTAGGAACATAGCGGCTATTATGCCGACGAGGCTGAGAAGGCTTCCAAGGCTCCCGAGGAGGCCGGAAACAAGGACGTCGTTGACGATTCCGGTGTCGTTCACTATCCTCGACACGAGGTCGCCCGTGGACTTGTCCTTGAAGAAGTCGAGGCTCGAACGGAGGACTTTCTCATGGAGCCTCGCCCGGAGGTCACGGAGGACTTTCTGGCCGAATACTTCGATGTAGAATGTCTGGAGCGTCGCGAAGAACCACCCCGCAACGAGGGCAAGCAGATAGAGGAGCGCAATGACCCAGAAGCGCCCGTAGTTGCCGGGGAGGATGTAGCGGTCTATCGCCACACTGAGGAGATAGGGCGGGGCAAGTGTTGCCAGGGCGGAGCCGATTATGCTGAAGAGGACCACCGCGAGCGTCCGCCTGTGGGAGAGGGCCTCGCCAATGAATCTCCTGAGGAGCGAGAGCGAGGACTTGGTGCTACTCTCCATTCCAACCACCCCTGCCGAGCATCTCGCTGAAGAGTCCTCCCTTCTTTGCGAGCTCCTCAGGCTTGCCGTCCTCCACGATCTGACCGTCCTTCATAACGATGACCCTGTCGGCCAGTTTGGCCATCGAGAGCCTCTGGGATACTATCACCGCGGTCTTGCCCTCAAGGATTCCTCTGAGGTCTTCAATTAGCCTCTTTTCGGTCTCCGCATCTAAGTTTGATACGGGGTCGTCGAGGAGCAGTATCTTTGGCTCAAGGAGGAGGGCCCTCGCCAGGGCTATGCGCTGTCTCTGCCCGCCGGAGAGGGTCACTCCTTTCTCCCCCACAACGGTGTCGTAGCCCTCCGGTAGGGATGCTATGAAGTCGTGGATTTTCGCTATCTTAGCAGCTCTCTCGATTTCTTCCATGCTCGCGTCGGGCTTCGCCAGGGCTATGTTCTCCCTCAAACTCCGGTTAAAGATGAACGGCTCCTGCGGGACGTAGGCGACGATTTTCCTGAGGCATGAAGTTTTTATCTTCCTCACGTCAACGCCGTCGATCAGAACCTGGCCTTTGTCCGGCTCGTAAAAGCGCGCTATCAGCTTGAGGAGGGTGCTCTTTCCGGAGCCGGGTGGCCCTGTTATTAAAACCTTCTCGCCGGGCCTTATTTTGAGGTTCAGGCCCTTTAGCACGGTCTGTCCGGTGTGGTATGTCAGATAAACATTGTAGAACTCGATTTCTCCGCGCGGGTTCTCAAGCTCCACGGCATCGGGAGGGTCAACGTCAGGAGGAGCAGAATCTATGACCTCAAAGAGCCTAGAGGCGGCCGCTAAACTCCTCTGGATGTCGCCGATGGTGAAGCCCAGCGCCCTAAGCGGCCAGGTCATCGTGAGCATGTAGGTGAGAAAGGCAGTCAGCTCGCCAACGGTCAGCGTCCCGGCCATTATCGCCCTCCCGCCGTAGTAGAGCATCGCGCTCATGGCGATTCCCATCACGAGGAAGGGCGCGTTGCCGTATAGGGCCGTGATTTTGGTCGCCTCGACGTTGAGGGAGTAGAGCTCTTCGTTCTCTTTCTCGAACTTCTCCTGGATGTGCTCCTCCACGGAGAGGGCTTTAATCGTCTTTACCCCGGCTATGCTGCCCGTTGAGACGGACGCAACAACGCCCGTCTGGTGCCTTATTTTATCGTAGATTGGCCTTACCTTCCTCGCGTAGGTCGTGTTGAGGGCCACAACGACCGCTATGGTCACGAGGGCCACGCCCGTGAGGGCAACGTTCATCCTGGCCATGTAGTAGAGCGAGACGATGATGAGGAAGACGGAATAGACGAACATCCTCACGCGGAAGGAGAGAAAGCGCGTTATCCTTTCGGTGTCGTTTGTTATCCTGCTTATGAGCTGACCGGAGTAAGTCTTATCGAAGAACTCCATTCTATGCCTCTGGATCGCCCTGAATGCGTCCATTCTGAGGTGGTAAACTGCGTGCTGAGCCGCTTTGACGAGCAGATACCTACCGCTGAAGCTGAAGGCCCCGTTTAGAATCCCCACCAGAAGGACGAGGAGGGCGTAGCGGACTGCCACGCGGTATTTTCCGGTTACTATGCCCCCGTCTATCGCCTCCCTTATTAGGACGGGGATTACCCCGTTCGTGTATGACATAAGGAGAACTATGATTAGGCCTGCTATGAAGTGGAGTTTGTGTTCCCGTAGATAACTCAGCAACCGCTTTAACTGCCCCATTGAGTCCGCCATAGCGGCAAAACTTGGGCACGCTACTATAAATATTTGTCGGTTAAGATGTCCGTCTGAGTGATCCACTGAACCGCATAAAATAAGGGAATAAGGAGTGAGCTGAGCTTTGCGAGTTCAACCTGACATCCTCCAAGCACTCAGCACTTGGCGTGGAGCGCTGAATATATAACACTGAAGAGCATGGTACCAGGGACGAAGCCCTCGACCGCGAGCAGGGCCTTCCCCAGCCAATCTTCCCCCAGAACCGCGCCGACCACGGCCGAGACGATGAGCATGGAGGGGAGCCAGAGGTCTTCGGTTGCCGCGAACGCAAGCACTACGAAGAGCACGGGGATGCCAATCGAAAGGCCCGACGTCCTGAACTCCGGTTTTTGAATATTAAATACAAGACGAGCAGAACGAATGCAGGAACGAGGGCAAGAATGATGAACTCCAGCGAAGGGGAGTAATTGTGCCAGCAAACGTAGGGCCTCCCTTTGCCACTCCAGTTTTCGAGGTGTGTTATGCCACTGTCAATATAATACCTCTCTGGAAGGCCGTAGAGGAGCACGAGCTCCCAGGCAGTTGCAAAGGCAAGGGCAAAAAGGTGAAGAGCATTCCACGGGATTTTCACGGTCACGTCACCCCCGTGAGGAAATCGCATCCGCGAGTTTTTTGATATCAGCCTCTTCCCCTCTGGCGAGGAGCAGGTAGAGGTTGCCCTCGTCCCTGAGCTTCAGCACTAGCAGGTGGTCGCTCCCCTTCCTGAACACCCAGCCCTCGAAAAGATTACCTGAGAGCTCCCTAACTGTGGTGTAGCCCGAGCGCTTAAGCTCTGAAACGTAAGCATCTATAATCTCGCCCGGAGGTTCGCTGTACTTGAGCCGAAATGCTTCGGCTATCTCTGACCCCTCAGGCGTTTCCCCGTAATTCACCTTGGCTATTATTGCCGTTTCTTCCAGTGGGTACACATAAACTGCGAGATAAACCCTTCCTGAAAGAGTTACGTTTGAGAAGGACACTCCAGGCATGATGAGATCCATCCAGTTCTCAGAGTAACCCTCGAGCGCCTTAAAGTAGCACCGCGGCCTTTCGCCTGTCCAGTTCGAGGGCTGAAAGTTAAAGAAGCCGACGAGCACGTGCCTTGGGCTTCCGGCTACAACTTCATCGAGAGTTATGCCCTTAAATCCCGCCTGGGGAGGAAAGCCTGGACCCACTACTATTGGAGGCTTAACATCGCTGACGTTTACGCTTATCCTCGAAAAGCAGAGAGTGGTGTCTCCCACGTTCGCATTCTGCACGTAGAGAAACACACTTATCCCGGAGAGGAGAATGAGGAGCGCTATGATGAGGTATTTCTTCACACGAGCCACCCCAGGGTGTGTATAGTGCTGATGTTGGAATGGGGGGAAGCTATGGCCATGCGGTTAACCCACTACGGTTTGTGGTAGAAACTTTAATAAGGTTTTCGTTAAGC comes from Thermococcus aggregans and encodes:
- a CDS encoding MFS transporter, which gives rise to MKSRLYYLFILTTVMRIIGDAIENIALPWHLLDETASLLSVAGYSLASMLPWVIAPPLMGHFLDRTEKKVRLAFIALFIQSFFALTIIKFASNIWAFYALISLISALDVLHRYFGFTLIASMTLEESELQKLNAKVQTVGDVTSLLVFPIVGYLAYLFGVRLMLLDAVFLLIGALLLIPYINIPVRREERIEYESKSTHLEVSRRIVFAGIALVLLFNFAIAPARIFVFGALKNLTRGEVIYGLLNSVGTLGSLTGAIGITLFAHKCKIGISKPLFIGMILQSFAVLLLGLPSLVLLFAGILILNFGRQVLNISFDSLFQRVIPLEKLGTYRGIFDALATLIIPLSQLTFAWLIEHGIGVSMLAVVVSGFSVLSAMIFSALIYGTKNNRKGFKI
- a CDS encoding GNAT family N-acetyltransferase, producing the protein MIRRTKIEDRNILEEIHAGKPPWENFEVYLKAIRNSGGDIFLYEDKGEIELLPFNGKAHIHILWVREECRGRGIGSGLLAFAEKWAKERGLRGLSVIPEDGNAMRFYVKNGFEVRNWQVKGVKDVVDCDVRIETYYGDPPKFSNLSAVYTSGLFLWSLHKKAPRFRFGHFAILLVDEGCCANVVIYGKRLNKKIVKIAECLAGKIGKRMFLQVWMKDWEILEEEGFKKIGEVKWMEKVFT
- a CDS encoding ArsR/SmtB family transcription factor; translated protein: MLLSDNMNAEELAKMLDGLGHPLRLKIVALLARENRAMYLNEIANSLGINRALAKVHLKKLEAAGIVKSKVVLDEERGKALRFYELVPFNIHLSPDVLKEVVE
- a CDS encoding MFS transporter, whose protein sequence is MKWSEIPRDAKAYMLYHTIIAPQLIVWTLLPLYMMYSGYSVLEVGAFFTAVNIIAIPLTYLLGRAFNKWDIKKGLMVIDALDGIAYVLYGFAKGTIAPIMLFAGRTVEKLSTVLYPLYRAYEQIIYPEDKYKEIFAWHLRLPEIARLVTFPILGYLFGYVFPKPEHYRLAFIFFGLLSIATMTYIWLFLPSVGKEERITPKDFTFKAGEFKLLLTFEALLTLAWALAPEIVLINYVVFVLKNTIFEVTLIACASSIASIIGTYASERVPKGKSFQAIGVGMFLSALYALIMTLSPPFWLALVAYVIESFGDTFWFPFYRSWQFSLVPKERASEFHAAISSYNRLIGLITPFVAGALASVHATLPYAASLVLFLMAGVMFWVLAQRGEKPHASPI
- a CDS encoding GNAT family N-acetyltransferase, with amino-acid sequence MKPIIREARPEDRPFIEEIAKLTWEGEDYLARVFDSWVKDGNFYVLELEGKAIGTAKLTILPDKVGWLEGLRVHPSYRKRGFGRLIQNFMLHRGKELAEKGVINALEFATYFLNKESIAMAKKDGFKVVKRYYALGKPVKEVKPSKPSNSTISSLEELEYTDYIPVGWKFVHKVPEALEWLKKKAVVKECNGTKFMVPKDSESAFVPFRISKDYVSKALPCMAHEALSQNQKYIEIMVPEENEEALEPLRELGFEVWDNCKEPNALVFRKVLS
- a CDS encoding GNAT family N-acetyltransferase, which produces MQILPLTEEHLNEFITLYIEFFRELRGKQGWSPDEEEVYKKEAENYFKRGDMVFLAVEEGKSTGFIRVSSREGCFWIEELFVRPEFRGRGIGRALVERAEEEVRKHDDTLYLFVLPQDKDAIAFWKKLGYDVINTIELVKNLKPTPRDEGFHTIEFLGEKFRIFRWKYEKLTEKEKEFLELLDGFYKRGGTKEEFLRIVNKALKEWLK
- a CDS encoding DsbA family protein, giving the protein MKRVIFFFIVVLLLTSGFSIYSWKQCEDENKEMLEDVYTEFETNRWELENIGQTFEYLLQNNASDEVILLYTIAYRDHVFVVKNVFDILCAHSKEGKEKFLKLSNAMTNLHVFLNSAAVRPHERRRMMLSENLETLKQFDVLFEELNKYRSPYGIPDTLPERFLKVSNDLHIVEQGGS
- a CDS encoding class I SAM-dependent methyltransferase, with product MDFLKLYYDEALKVFHDSGGSKEDLYWLVSSILVRFPEHRDELEVRKRLMDSIVQEVKGKVLDVGCGLGILTFRMASKDEVKKAVGIDSSCELIDFCNRLRSRITEKAEFLCTDFLSVEINGKFDCIVFLYTLHDYEPELFLEKALKLLKHEGRIIIGDFDVKGLREKVKAFAHENELEIVRDTTLGRAKTHGDFYEAFLITAKR